Proteins encoded together in one Sulfurihydrogenibium sp. window:
- the kdsB gene encoding 3-deoxy-manno-octulosonate cytidylyltransferase, with the protein MRKAIVIPARKGSTRLKDKLLLPVNGKPVIAWTVENCLKTEIPVIVACDSQEFIEILKDYPIEIILTPSDLKSGSDRIAYAVKDKDLDYIVNVQGDEPLIDPGDIVKLFDLLKDSPVATLYYPIEKEDDYLNPNIVKVISDKDDFAIYFSRSPIPFYRDLDFNQMLKTLTPKKHLGIYGYHKKALIDFSYNLKPAPIEEVEKLEQLRFLYNGYKIKLAKASKDTVGIDTKEDYERFCSLVEKEIGN; encoded by the coding sequence ATGAGAAAAGCTATTGTTATACCGGCAAGGAAAGGTTCTACAAGATTAAAAGATAAGCTACTTTTGCCAGTAAATGGAAAGCCTGTAATTGCTTGGACTGTTGAAAACTGTCTTAAAACGGAGATACCTGTAATAGTTGCCTGCGATAGTCAAGAATTTATAGAAATTTTGAAAGATTATCCAATTGAAATTATTCTTACACCATCGGATTTAAAAAGTGGTTCAGACAGGATAGCTTACGCAGTAAAAGATAAAGATTTAGACTATATAGTCAACGTTCAAGGCGACGAGCCACTCATTGACCCTGGAGATATAGTCAAGCTTTTTGACCTGTTAAAAGATTCTCCTGTTGCAACTTTGTATTATCCAATAGAAAAAGAAGATGATTATTTAAATCCAAACATAGTTAAAGTTATTTCTGATAAAGACGATTTTGCCATCTACTTTTCAAGAAGTCCAATTCCATTTTATAGGGATTTAGATTTTAATCAGATGTTAAAAACTCTTACTCCAAAAAAACACTTAGGCATTTATGGCTATCATAAAAAAGCATTGATAGATTTTTCATACAATCTTAAACCTGCACCAATAGAAGAAGTAGAAAAGTTAGAACAGCTAAGATTTTTATACAATGGCTACAAAATAAAACTTGCCAAAGCTTCTAAGGATACCGTCGGCATCGATACAAAAGAAGATTATGAACGATTTTGTAGTTTGGTAGAGAAAGAGATTGGAAATTAA
- a CDS encoding alpha-amylase/4-alpha-glucanotransferase domain-containing protein, giving the protein MVKLLFGIHCHQPVENFYEVLDEAIEKAYKPFLKTAKKYPKFKFAVHYSGWLLEYIKNYSKETFKLLQDLAFNGQIEFFSGGYYEPILAAIPSDDRKYQIEKLNKFIKENFDQTPKGLWLTERVWDSSIVPDIVNLGIDYVIVDDYHFLSAGFRKENLYGYYITESNGYKVKLFPIDKNLRYLIPFKTVDKIKEYLYTLPNIENPAGIIFDDGEKFGIWPKTYQWVYQQGWLENFLSEISNSKNIEFTHYQEYSENQKPLGIAYLPITSYHEMGEWSLFAEDFEKFEKLKEFLEKNDMSREFEKFVKGNIWHNFLVKYPESNRIHKRFLDLSISYRDYKKNQAFLDNLLKSQCNDVLWHGIFGGLYLPNLRNNAYRFIIKAEKEIEKITKKHKKVEIKDINYDGYEEVKVHTDNLILIFDSKEAGQLTELSIKDKEFNFQNTLTRRKEGYHYKLLQTNQSSNHNDEGISTIHEMQTTIDPEKAKDLLIYDWYNKNSFIDHITDESFSLDSFYRCSFREFSDFANQPFNIEYVNEEIIFKREGGIYLDKKYDSTLVKKYFIKGSTIEYIVNLTTRYENPLKYLLEFNFHFANLEERFRQPIYHGKSNKFSIFDEFTNKTIIIESVKDCDIFSYPINTISQSEKGVDITNQGLTIGFLTDFQKELYIKFKLSVL; this is encoded by the coding sequence ATGGTTAAATTACTATTTGGAATACATTGTCATCAGCCGGTTGAAAACTTTTATGAAGTACTTGATGAAGCTATAGAAAAGGCTTATAAACCTTTTTTAAAAACAGCTAAAAAATATCCAAAATTTAAGTTTGCAGTTCATTACTCAGGATGGCTTTTAGAGTACATAAAAAATTATAGTAAAGAAACATTTAAACTTCTTCAAGATTTAGCATTTAACGGTCAGATAGAATTTTTCAGTGGTGGATACTACGAGCCAATCCTTGCAGCCATCCCGTCAGATGATAGAAAATATCAAATTGAGAAGTTAAATAAATTTATCAAAGAAAACTTTGACCAGACACCAAAAGGATTATGGCTTACAGAAAGGGTTTGGGACAGTAGCATCGTACCGGATATTGTAAATCTTGGAATTGACTATGTGATTGTAGATGATTATCATTTCTTGTCAGCAGGATTTAGAAAAGAAAATCTTTATGGATATTACATTACAGAGTCAAACGGCTACAAAGTAAAACTTTTTCCAATAGATAAAAATCTTAGATATTTAATCCCGTTTAAAACAGTCGATAAAATAAAAGAATATCTGTATACTTTGCCAAACATTGAAAATCCAGCTGGAATAATTTTTGATGATGGAGAAAAGTTTGGAATTTGGCCAAAAACTTACCAGTGGGTTTATCAGCAAGGTTGGTTAGAAAATTTTTTAAGTGAAATTTCAAACTCAAAGAACATCGAATTTACCCACTATCAAGAATATTCAGAAAATCAAAAACCACTTGGAATAGCTTACCTTCCTATCACTTCATACCATGAAATGGGAGAATGGAGCTTATTTGCAGAAGATTTTGAAAAGTTTGAAAAATTAAAAGAATTTTTAGAAAAAAACGACATGAGTCGAGAGTTTGAAAAGTTTGTAAAAGGCAACATATGGCACAACTTTTTAGTAAAATATCCAGAATCAAACAGGATACATAAAAGATTTTTAGACTTGTCAATCTCTTACAGAGATTATAAGAAAAACCAAGCTTTTTTAGACAATCTTTTAAAATCTCAATGTAATGATGTTTTATGGCACGGAATTTTTGGTGGTCTTTATCTTCCAAACTTAAGAAATAATGCTTACAGATTTATCATAAAAGCAGAAAAAGAGATTGAAAAAATAACAAAAAAACATAAAAAAGTTGAAATTAAAGATATAAATTACGATGGATACGAAGAGGTAAAAGTTCATACAGATAATTTAATATTGATTTTTGATAGCAAAGAAGCAGGTCAGCTAACAGAGCTTTCAATTAAAGATAAAGAGTTTAATTTTCAAAACACTTTAACAAGAAGAAAAGAAGGATATCACTATAAGCTACTTCAAACAAATCAATCAAGCAATCATAACGATGAAGGAATCTCAACAATTCACGAGATGCAAACGACGATAGACCCAGAAAAAGCAAAAGATTTGCTGATTTACGATTGGTATAACAAAAACTCATTTATAGACCATATTACAGATGAGAGCTTTAGTTTAGACAGTTTTTATAGATGTAGTTTTAGAGAGTTTTCGGACTTTGCAAACCAGCCATTTAATATTGAATACGTAAACGAAGAAATCATTTTTAAACGAGAAGGTGGTATTTACTTAGACAAAAAGTATGATTCAACTCTTGTTAAAAAATACTTTATTAAAGGAAGTACAATAGAGTATATTGTAAACCTTACAACAAGATACGAAAATCCTTTAAAATACTTGTTGGAATTTAACTTCCATTTTGCAAATTTAGAAGAGAGGTTCAGACAGCCAATCTATCATGGAAAAAGCAATAAATTTTCTATATTTGATGAGTTTACAAATAAAACGATCATTATAGAATCTGTAAAAGATTGCGATATATTTAGCTATCCAATCAACACAATCAGCCAATCGGAAAAAGGTGTTGATATTACAAACCAAGGCTTAACCATTGGATTTTTAACAGATTTTCAAAAAGAGCTTTACATAAAGTTTAAGTTATCTGTATTGTAA